The genome window GGAGTACGGCGGGTTCGGCGCCGACGAGACCACCTACGCGGTCGTCAACGAGGCGCTGGCGCACGGGTCGCTCGCGGTCGCGACCGCCCTCTCCGTCCACTGCCTCGCCACCTCCTGTATCGCCGAGTTCGGTACCGAGCCCCAGCGCGAGGCGTGGCTCCCGGAGATGGCCGAGACGGGTCGCCCGGTCGGGATGTTCTGCCTCTCCGAGCCGCACGCGGGCTCGAACCCGGCCGAGATGTCGACGACCGCGACGTACGACCCCGAGGCCGACGAGTACGTCCTGAACGGCGAGAAGCAGTGGATCACGAACGGTCAGCGCGGCGGCGTCGCGATCGTCTTCGCGAAGGCCGCCGGGGAGGGCGGCGACAACGGAGAGACCGCCCCCGACGACGACGCGATCACCCAGTTCCTCGTCCCGGCCGACGCCGACGGGTTCGAGGTCGGAAAGAAGGAGGAGAAGCTCGGCCTCCGCGCCTCGGACACCACCGGGATCACGTTCGACGACTGTCGGGTTCCCGCCGAGAACCGCCTCACAGAGCCGGGGAAGGGGCTCTCGGCCGCGTTCCGCACGCTCACCGAGGGCCGGATCGGGATCGCGGCGCAGGCGGTCGGCGTCGCGCAGGCCGCGCTCGACGAGGCGACGTCGTACGCCGAGGAGCGCGAGCAGTTCGACCGGCCGATCGGCGACATTCAGACGATCCGGCACAAGATCGCGGAGATGTCGACGGACGTGTCGGCCGCGCGGCTGCTCGTCCGCGAGGCGTGCCGGCAGGCCGAGGCGGGCGAGGACTACCGCGTCGCCGCCTCGAAGGCGAAGTACCGCGCCAGCGAGGCCGCGATGTCGGTGACGAACGAGGCGGTCCAGATCCACGGCGGCTACGGCTACACGACCGAGTTCGACGTCGAGCGGCTCTACCGCGACGCGAAGATAACGGAGATCTACGAGGGGACGACCGAGATCCAGAAGACGATCATCGCCCGGGGGGTGTTCGGCGAGTGACCGACGGGGATCCGGAGTCGGCGCTGGCCGGTTCCCGTCTCGCCGGCTACGACGCGGTCGTCTACGACCTCGACGGCACCCTCGTCGAGCTCGCGGTCGACTGGGACGCCGTCGCCGCCGACGTCCTCGACGTCTACGCCGAGCGCGCGCTCATCCCCCCGACCGAGGAGCTGTGGGACCTGCTCGGCGCGGCCGACGACTACGGGGTCCGCGACGAGGTCGAGGAGGCGATCGCGCTCCACGAGCGCCCCGGCGCCCGCGAGTCGACGCGGCTCCCGCTGGGGGATCGGCTGACCGGAACCGCGGCTGGCGCCGACGCCGGTTCGCATCCGCCCGCGGGCGTCTGCTCGCTCAACTGCGAGGCGGCGTGTCGCAT of Halorubrum trapanicum contains these proteins:
- a CDS encoding acyl-CoA dehydrogenase family protein, producing the protein MTGARVGSALTDEQAAVRDLVEEFAAEEVRPTAAEADETETFPEEVWDGLAELGLTGLTVPEEYGGFGADETTYAVVNEALAHGSLAVATALSVHCLATSCIAEFGTEPQREAWLPEMAETGRPVGMFCLSEPHAGSNPAEMSTTATYDPEADEYVLNGEKQWITNGQRGGVAIVFAKAAGEGGDNGETAPDDDAITQFLVPADADGFEVGKKEEKLGLRASDTTGITFDDCRVPAENRLTEPGKGLSAAFRTLTEGRIGIAAQAVGVAQAALDEATSYAEEREQFDRPIGDIQTIRHKIAEMSTDVSAARLLVREACRQAEAGEDYRVAASKAKYRASEAAMSVTNEAVQIHGGYGYTTEFDVERLYRDAKITEIYEGTTEIQKTIIARGVFGE
- a CDS encoding HAD family hydrolase, whose translation is MTDGDPESALAGSRLAGYDAVVYDLDGTLVELAVDWDAVAADVLDVYAERALIPPTEELWDLLGAADDYGVRDEVEEAIALHERPGARESTRLPLGDRLTGTAAGADAGSHPPAGVCSLNCEAACRIAVDTHGLDDALVSDAIVGRDTVESFKPDPASLLAAIDRLGAAPEDALFVGDSRTDAVAAERGGVDFAWVSDLLAK